In one window of Halocatena salina DNA:
- a CDS encoding ParA family protein, translated as MSKTLRAASFLDKGGVGKTTSTAHLAVALEEQGKDVLLLDLAGKQGDLSKHFGVWSEYQDRIADDDAWPNIATVFDESWGTIKKKLGDQATKDLILATGEGPDIIPAHPGLDSLDGDLGNIDNARDRYSRLDGFLDSDVDPLGYDAVLIDLPGLSNNICYNGLWAAKNVVVPIEPGSFEDGQAEQLERDLEKIGNNFGVEISLSLVLPNKIDTRRTLDRDYLEIFEEKFPESIAPEHVPYSQDIRNATESGQTAFAIDEPSTTADRAQSAYLSAASTLLDRLED; from the coding sequence ATGAGCAAGACACTCCGAGCCGCGTCATTTCTGGATAAAGGTGGCGTGGGAAAGACAACTAGTACAGCACACCTCGCGGTGGCTCTCGAAGAGCAAGGTAAGGACGTTTTGCTGCTGGATTTGGCCGGAAAACAAGGCGATCTGAGCAAGCATTTTGGCGTCTGGTCGGAGTATCAGGATCGGATTGCAGACGACGACGCCTGGCCGAATATCGCTACGGTTTTCGATGAGTCGTGGGGGACGATCAAGAAAAAGCTCGGTGACCAGGCGACGAAGGATTTGATCCTCGCCACCGGTGAAGGGCCAGATATCATTCCAGCTCACCCGGGCTTAGACTCGCTTGATGGCGATCTTGGCAACATCGACAACGCGAGAGACCGGTACAGCCGCCTTGATGGGTTTCTGGACTCAGACGTGGATCCGCTCGGGTACGATGCAGTACTCATTGATCTCCCAGGTCTGAGTAACAACATCTGTTACAATGGCTTGTGGGCGGCGAAAAACGTCGTTGTCCCGATCGAACCCGGATCGTTCGAGGATGGGCAGGCGGAGCAACTCGAACGCGATTTGGAGAAGATTGGGAACAACTTTGGTGTTGAGATTTCGTTGTCGCTGGTGTTGCCGAATAAAATTGATACCCGTCGGACGCTCGATCGGGACTACTTAGAGATCTTTGAAGAGAAATTCCCGGAGAGCATCGCGCCTGAGCACGTGCCATACTCGCAGGATATCAGAAACGCGACTGAGAGCGGTCAAACAGCCTTCGCAATCGATGAACCGTCCACGACCGCCGACAGAGCACAGTCGGCGTACCTGAGTGCTGCGTCAACACTCTTGGATCGACTGGAGGACTAA
- the tcmP gene encoding three-Cys-motif partner protein TcmP, which yields MSKGLLDKNWISDQLERFTAHSEALIDLAPDSDTDPDYGPLTALKLFLIAAQVDVYTKIIPKRFDHTYYIDALAGSGLTHVRDYDVAIAGSPLIAATVSHKPLERYYFVEKDHNRANALAARLDYLHDNTTLSIPRDRCEIRIGDANDEIPAIMDEIKEQGDEYGFGGVNRCAVVDNEALDFEWDALKQLLQPWGDTLINFPATRISRDQGKQKLKEITRFFGSPEWEQCNSEKAYRELYTNRIKETTSYNVKQRSIRVDSRPEAKRYYYELLYTTRITGNESPYIKAIDTEKQRLERLSGADVAAILDVQHGAEQTNFHFFEEDTDTDTDGAQQTLTRYSEEL from the coding sequence ATGTCCAAAGGGCTGCTTGATAAAAATTGGATTAGCGACCAACTCGAGCGGTTTACAGCACATTCCGAGGCACTCATCGATCTCGCGCCCGATTCCGACACTGATCCCGACTACGGGCCGTTGACTGCACTCAAATTGTTTCTTATTGCCGCACAAGTCGATGTCTACACCAAAATCATCCCTAAACGGTTTGACCACACCTACTACATTGATGCTCTCGCTGGAAGCGGGCTCACTCACGTACGTGACTACGACGTTGCGATCGCCGGGTCACCACTCATCGCTGCGACTGTCTCCCATAAACCACTGGAACGCTACTACTTCGTCGAGAAAGACCATAACCGGGCTAACGCCCTTGCAGCTCGGCTCGATTACTTGCATGACAACACCACTCTGTCTATCCCCCGTGATCGGTGCGAGATCCGGATCGGCGATGCGAATGACGAAATCCCGGCTATCATGGATGAGATTAAAGAACAGGGAGACGAATACGGGTTCGGTGGTGTAAACCGATGCGCTGTCGTCGATAACGAAGCCCTTGACTTCGAGTGGGATGCGCTCAAACAATTGCTCCAACCATGGGGCGATACCCTCATCAACTTCCCCGCGACTCGGATCAGCCGCGATCAAGGAAAACAAAAGCTCAAAGAAATCACCCGCTTCTTTGGATCCCCCGAGTGGGAACAGTGCAACTCGGAAAAGGCCTATCGAGAGCTGTATACCAATCGGATCAAAGAGACGACATCGTATAACGTTAAACAACGTTCGATCAGAGTCGATAGCCGACCTGAAGCAAAACGTTACTATTACGAACTCTTGTACACGACGCGTATTACTGGTAACGAAAGTCCCTACATCAAGGCTATAGACACAGAGAAACAGCGTCTCGAGCGACTTAGTGGGGCTGACGTGGCAGCTATCCTTGATGTTCAGCACGGGGCTGAGCAAACGAATTTTCACTTCTTCGAAGAAGACACAGACACCGACACGGATGGGGCACAGCAGACTCTCACTCGATATTCAGAAGAGCTATAG
- a CDS encoding SPL family radical SAM protein: MKRNEITTGDDPTKAVLSESGLHSKHLCDYVINVATGCKHGCKFCYVPSTPNIRARPEMLKEHADVDQPQREWGQYVLYRDSIIDRIDGILNRKRTWKRTPQGCGIVGISFATDCYMDGRAGKITRKVVQSLAEHDRYARVLTRNPILALQDADVFVEAGENVTIGSSIPCMNAEHVHAIEPRTPPPEHRLRGLKEFSEMGVNTYVSLSPTYPTQSRSDLHEQLERIAECEPSVIFHEPINPRSGNFQMTVQAAKAAGQNELAMELERLRDRDQWAEYAVTQLRWVQELGEGLDLPVHLWPDKSLLKHVPTDVADWLRGWRNRQSPEGFADRETPTTSPPSLEQPNLRTWA, encoded by the coding sequence ATGAAACGCAATGAAATCACAACAGGAGATGACCCGACGAAGGCGGTGTTGAGTGAGTCAGGGCTGCACAGTAAACACCTCTGTGACTACGTAATCAACGTCGCCACCGGCTGCAAACACGGGTGTAAGTTTTGCTACGTTCCAAGTACACCGAACATTCGTGCTCGCCCCGAGATGCTCAAAGAGCATGCCGACGTTGACCAGCCCCAACGGGAATGGGGGCAGTACGTTCTCTACCGCGACAGCATCATCGATCGGATTGATGGTATCCTTAATCGGAAGCGAACGTGGAAGCGAACGCCTCAGGGGTGTGGCATTGTTGGGATCTCGTTCGCGACGGACTGCTATATGGATGGTCGCGCCGGAAAAATCACGCGTAAGGTGGTGCAGTCACTCGCTGAGCACGATCGATATGCGCGGGTACTCACTCGAAATCCGATTCTTGCACTCCAAGATGCCGATGTTTTCGTTGAGGCAGGGGAGAACGTGACGATTGGGTCGTCGATTCCTTGTATGAACGCAGAGCATGTTCATGCGATCGAACCCCGCACTCCTCCTCCAGAACACCGTCTGAGAGGACTAAAGGAGTTCTCAGAGATGGGAGTGAACACCTACGTTTCATTGAGTCCGACGTATCCAACGCAGTCCCGTTCAGACCTCCACGAGCAGTTAGAGCGAATTGCGGAATGCGAGCCCTCCGTGATCTTCCACGAACCGATCAATCCCCGATCGGGCAATTTCCAGATGACTGTCCAGGCCGCGAAAGCGGCTGGTCAGAATGAATTGGCGATGGAATTGGAGCGGTTACGAGATCGCGATCAGTGGGCCGAGTATGCCGTCACACAGCTACGCTGGGTTCAGGAGCTCGGTGAGGGACTTGATCTGCCAGTGCATCTGTGGCCAGATAAATCGCTGCTAAAACACGTCCCGACGGACGTGGCAGACTGGTTACGCGGATGGAGAAACAGACAATCCCCTGAAGGGTTCGCCGACCGTGAGACACCGACGACATCGCCTCCGTCGCTAGAGCAGCCGAACCTTCGAACGTGGGCATAA
- a CDS encoding HAD family hydrolase, translating to MTLRAVLFDLDSTLYVPRRSPDAMVAEAFDRANVEPYCTAADLGTVESESLAAAANNELNYYTLSFEAAAELAGVPSEDAPAVARAYYAIGGHSDVECLPGAKDVLRHCNETYTLGLITNGLKEIQQKKVDTLGIREWFETLVFATPEQGYKPDPAPFEQALSDLDIASNETVHVGNSRVADVAGAHAAGIHSIWIPYETPHEEATDNGPEPEQTLDTLHDLKAVLKMDS from the coding sequence ATGACATTACGAGCGGTTCTGTTCGATCTTGATTCAACTCTCTATGTCCCTCGTCGTTCCCCCGATGCCATGGTTGCAGAAGCATTTGATCGAGCGAACGTCGAACCATACTGCACTGCCGCCGACCTCGGTACAGTTGAGAGTGAGAGTCTTGCAGCGGCCGCCAACAATGAACTCAACTACTATACGCTCTCTTTCGAAGCCGCTGCTGAACTGGCTGGAGTCCCCTCCGAAGACGCGCCAGCAGTTGCCCGTGCCTATTATGCAATCGGTGGGCACTCCGATGTCGAATGCTTACCCGGAGCGAAAGACGTTCTTCGTCATTGCAACGAAACATATACGCTCGGACTTATCACAAATGGGCTGAAAGAGATACAGCAAAAGAAAGTCGATACGCTCGGTATCAGAGAGTGGTTCGAGACGCTTGTGTTCGCCACCCCTGAACAAGGATATAAGCCCGACCCAGCCCCGTTCGAACAGGCACTTTCCGATCTCGATATAGCCTCGAACGAAACCGTTCACGTGGGGAATTCTCGAGTAGCGGACGTAGCAGGTGCTCACGCTGCCGGCATCCACTCAATATGGATCCCTTATGAAACACCTCACGAGGAAGCGACTGACAACGGCCCGGAACCGGAACAGACGCTTGATACACTACACGATCTAAAAGCAGTACTAAAAATGGATTCGTAG
- a CDS encoding IS630 family transposase → MRNASREGPQAHGFETNLWTLDRIAEIIEREFDISVSSSSVWRYLRKMGWSCQKPEQRARERDDEEIRRWMTETWPAIKKARTEGYTLVFVDECGFYLDPVVRRTWAPRGETPVQYSWTRQGRLSVFTALLVTLRDNEQPPDVGLFFWIREKHYTGWIIYELLRDDLRYRWQDSILVLDNWAGHKKAARLLEEAFDDTSLALDIEYLPPYAPELNPVEQVWGHTKYGELSNYVPEDIDTLEARVDQSIAAKDEQPELLQGFLKAAELDFGLK, encoded by the coding sequence TTGAGGAACGCCTCTCGTGAAGGCCCTCAAGCACATGGGTTTGAGACCAATCTCTGGACCCTTGACCGTATCGCGGAGATCATCGAACGAGAGTTCGATATCTCAGTCTCCAGTTCCTCGGTGTGGCGGTATCTCCGGAAGATGGGCTGGAGTTGCCAGAAACCGGAACAGCGCGCACGTGAGCGCGACGACGAGGAGATTCGCCGCTGGATGACTGAAACCTGGCCAGCGATAAAAAAAGCGCGAACGGAGGGATACACTCTCGTGTTCGTCGACGAGTGCGGATTCTACTTAGATCCGGTCGTGCGCCGTACCTGGGCCCCACGCGGTGAGACACCAGTCCAGTACAGTTGGACGCGGCAGGGGCGGCTCTCAGTGTTCACCGCTCTCTTGGTAACGCTCCGTGACAATGAACAGCCTCCGGACGTGGGACTGTTCTTCTGGATCAGAGAGAAACACTATACCGGCTGGATCATTTACGAACTGCTCCGCGATGACCTGCGGTATCGGTGGCAGGACAGTATTCTCGTGTTGGACAACTGGGCCGGTCACAAAAAGGCAGCACGACTCCTTGAGGAGGCATTCGATGATACGTCACTGGCGCTTGACATAGAATATCTGCCACCATATGCCCCGGAATTGAATCCTGTCGAGCAGGTTTGGGGGCACACGAAATATGGAGAACTGTCGAACTACGTCCCAGAAGACATTGATACCTTAGAAGCCCGTGTTGACCAGTCGATTGCGGCCAAGGATGAGCAACCGGAACTCCTGCAGGGCTTTCTCAAAGCAGCCGAGCTTGACTTCGGGCTGAAATGA
- a CDS encoding helix-turn-helix domain-containing protein encodes MTRPTGTKAELEARRRRAVDLLELGHGVREVAEVVGVHPGSGSRWNVAYEEEGEEGLAAAPRTNGRKPKLAEEHYPTLEERLS; translated from the coding sequence ATGACCCGACCGACCGGCACCAAAGCTGAACTCGAAGCGCGCAGACGCCGTGCGGTCGATCTGCTCGAACTCGGACACGGCGTTCGAGAGGTTGCCGAGGTTGTTGGCGTCCATCCTGGCTCGGGCTCGCGGTGGAACGTTGCGTATGAAGAGGAGGGCGAGGAGGGACTCGCCGCCGCACCGCGAACGAACGGCCGCAAGCCAAAGCTGGCCGAAGAACACTATCCAACCCTTGAGGAACGCCTCTCGTGA
- a CDS encoding antitoxin VapB family protein: MSADKRIRVSEERREQLHELKGVGESYDEVIEQLIQEHNRKRLAEKMREVDEMDSDEFVPLNDDE; encoded by the coding sequence ATGAGCGCAGACAAACGCATTCGAGTCTCGGAAGAACGGCGCGAACAACTACACGAACTGAAGGGCGTTGGGGAGTCCTACGACGAGGTGATCGAACAGCTCATTCAGGAGCACAATCGCAAGCGACTGGCCGAGAAGATGCGCGAGGTCGACGAGATGGATTCGGACGAATTTGTGCCACTCAATGATGACGAATGA
- a CDS encoding type II toxin-antitoxin system RelE family toxin, with translation MSYEVLLHPDVDEFLRSLDEKSERICRDNLAYLEENPYPGRGQGDKEGLVIDGDDRYRQHISHEYTVFYDIYEERNEVRVTEILPIDDAHKRYGY, from the coding sequence ATGAGTTACGAGGTTTTGCTGCATCCCGACGTTGATGAATTCCTCCGGTCGCTGGACGAGAAGAGCGAACGGATCTGTCGGGACAATCTCGCGTACCTTGAAGAGAATCCCTACCCAGGTCGAGGACAGGGCGACAAAGAAGGGCTTGTAATCGACGGCGATGATCGGTACCGACAGCACATCAGCCATGAGTACACCGTGTTCTACGATATTTATGAGGAGAGGAACGAGGTGCGTGTGACCGAAATCCTTCCGATTGACGACGCACACAAGCGTTACGGGTATTGA
- the cas2 gene encoding CRISPR-associated endonuclease Cas2 yields the protein MPYVIVVYDVQANRTSKFLKYLRRYLTHVQNSVFEGELTEGTLEEMKTTLESMLDPSESVMVYRMASEKYVERFVFGEDPMDDQQFL from the coding sequence CTGCCATATGTCATCGTCGTCTACGACGTGCAGGCCAACCGGACATCCAAGTTTCTCAAGTATCTCCGCAGGTATCTGACCCACGTTCAGAACTCCGTGTTCGAAGGAGAGCTGACCGAAGGCACGCTTGAGGAGATGAAGACGACTCTGGAATCAATGCTCGACCCTAGTGAATCCGTGATGGTATACCGAATGGCCTCGGAGAAGTACGTTGAGAGGTTCGTATTCGGTGAGGATCCAATGGACGACCAGCAGTTCTTGTAG
- a CDS encoding CRISPR-associated endonuclease Cas3'': protein MTTYTTNAEIIARPDQPLSEHLAGVKENVDTLLSTTALGDDAAFRVTARTIAYLHDIGKLTQYFQQYIHEDDSREPQDRYRYHSLSSAFVTVHALYCLDTHPDYPAISGNLRTAAFYAVAKHHLTIPNYEDDHLGEVDPNGVSGYRSQRFDRVRTQLMNIETHTASLATELLTEATDGLLTWSDIPSNCPEQYSDLLVTSNTSPSDDFYTTVLNLWSLLTCADKLNASGMTAPSGSPVAFDPSAIQEQIDSFPDRSGIQGQLNDLRDQARMTARERLLKQYRAGEDVCTLTLPTGFGKTFTGLEAALTLAEEKDGRVIYALPYTSVIDQVDNDIQTVFNVQSGSPQYTIHHHLKQLQTRTDAIEIKDHPNTGDEVLYGETWLASLVLTTFVQLFESVAGPANTQSIKLPALQDSIIVLDEPQALSMEWWHLISRLISIVVEQYNATVIFMTATQPRIIDQISDDLSPSRLIPDRSPYLSFLEDNPRVDYLLDDSLIEYLTTGTAPPRSPASATDRLMEDITATEERETVLAICNTVRSACGLSERIDARFKTREVPTTHLGEHLLAFYEETDWLARVYETTTNVGRAREVADIEEKKMAAEPSSDVIDQAAAAYLNYLAAADTATDYLLATLTTRVRPIDRTILIACVRRLLAAEQTTPFDDVSLVITSTQLVEAGVDMSVDRLYRDVAPLPSLVQAAGRCNRSYDGADGTVVLWRLGAEDGDCPPSRAVYGFERDLLGPTRKALRAVCPDDAPAGASLPEHTMISRAVKCYYDAVHAQDRSSERDDELARYVDRACGEELRQASLIRQDYETEEILIPIAHETEYLENFHVSKNARAFEAADALLSALKQTLVSIPKTTTTQPALDELAINTEEPLSVLTSVEDYSLVHGRGVMPPVLSE, encoded by the coding sequence ATGACAACATATACCACGAACGCAGAGATTATTGCCCGCCCTGACCAGCCACTCTCCGAGCATCTTGCTGGCGTTAAAGAGAATGTTGATACGCTCCTCTCTACCACCGCACTTGGCGATGACGCGGCTTTTCGCGTGACTGCACGCACAATCGCTTATCTCCACGATATTGGAAAACTAACCCAGTACTTCCAACAATACATTCACGAAGATGATTCGAGAGAACCGCAGGATCGGTATCGGTATCATAGCCTCAGTAGTGCATTTGTGACGGTGCATGCGCTCTACTGTCTGGATACACATCCTGACTACCCGGCGATCTCCGGTAACCTCCGAACCGCCGCCTTCTATGCGGTCGCAAAACACCACCTGACGATTCCGAATTACGAGGACGATCACTTAGGAGAGGTTGATCCGAATGGAGTCAGTGGGTATCGCTCCCAGCGATTTGATCGCGTTCGCACACAGCTGATGAATATCGAGACACATACCGCATCCCTTGCCACTGAACTCCTAACGGAGGCTACCGATGGTCTCCTCACCTGGTCGGACATCCCATCCAACTGTCCTGAACAGTATTCCGATCTCTTGGTGACAAGCAACACTAGTCCGAGCGATGACTTCTATACGACTGTACTCAATCTCTGGTCACTCCTCACGTGTGCGGACAAACTAAATGCGTCTGGGATGACCGCCCCAAGCGGATCACCTGTCGCATTCGACCCTAGTGCCATTCAGGAACAGATCGACTCGTTTCCGGACCGCAGTGGGATTCAGGGCCAGCTTAACGATCTTCGCGATCAGGCGCGGATGACGGCTCGGGAGCGCCTCTTGAAGCAGTATCGAGCTGGTGAAGACGTCTGTACACTTACTCTCCCGACTGGCTTCGGAAAGACATTCACGGGACTTGAGGCTGCCCTCACACTCGCCGAAGAGAAAGATGGGCGCGTCATCTACGCCCTTCCATACACATCTGTGATCGATCAGGTTGACAATGACATTCAGACCGTCTTCAATGTGCAGAGTGGATCTCCCCAGTACACTATCCATCACCATCTTAAGCAACTCCAGACACGTACTGATGCTATCGAAATCAAAGACCATCCGAATACGGGTGACGAGGTACTCTACGGCGAAACATGGTTGGCCTCGCTCGTCCTGACTACATTCGTTCAGTTGTTTGAGTCTGTTGCTGGCCCAGCAAACACCCAATCGATCAAATTACCAGCCTTGCAAGACAGCATCATCGTCCTTGATGAACCCCAAGCGCTCTCGATGGAGTGGTGGCATCTTATCAGCCGCCTCATCTCGATCGTCGTCGAGCAGTACAACGCGACAGTCATATTCATGACCGCGACACAACCACGGATCATCGATCAGATTAGCGACGATCTCTCCCCCAGTCGCCTTATTCCGGACCGTTCACCGTATCTCTCTTTCCTCGAAGACAACCCTCGTGTCGACTATCTCCTCGACGACTCACTCATAGAGTACCTGACAACTGGGACAGCTCCTCCTCGCTCACCAGCGAGTGCAACCGATCGACTCATGGAAGATATCACTGCAACAGAAGAGCGCGAGACGGTGCTTGCGATCTGTAATACTGTTCGGAGTGCCTGCGGGCTGAGCGAGCGGATTGACGCGCGCTTTAAGACACGCGAGGTGCCAACAACACATCTCGGTGAGCACCTGCTTGCATTCTATGAGGAGACGGACTGGCTTGCTCGGGTCTACGAGACCACCACGAATGTTGGACGTGCCAGAGAGGTGGCCGACATCGAAGAAAAAAAGATGGCTGCTGAGCCATCGTCAGATGTCATCGACCAAGCGGCGGCGGCGTACCTCAACTATCTCGCTGCAGCCGACACTGCCACTGACTACCTGCTGGCAACACTAACAACACGAGTGCGCCCGATTGACCGCACGATTCTTATTGCCTGTGTGCGACGCCTGCTCGCAGCGGAGCAGACAACACCGTTCGATGATGTCTCGCTCGTGATAACATCGACGCAACTTGTCGAAGCGGGTGTTGACATGAGTGTGGATCGGCTGTATCGTGATGTTGCGCCTCTTCCGTCGCTTGTGCAGGCGGCTGGGCGGTGTAATCGGTCATACGATGGGGCTGATGGCACGGTGGTTCTCTGGCGATTGGGGGCTGAAGATGGTGACTGTCCACCATCACGAGCGGTATACGGATTTGAGCGGGACTTACTGGGCCCAACGAGAAAGGCCCTGCGGGCAGTGTGTCCAGATGACGCTCCCGCTGGGGCGTCGCTGCCCGAACATACGATGATTAGTCGTGCTGTCAAATGCTATTACGATGCTGTCCACGCTCAGGATCGCTCTAGTGAGCGCGATGACGAACTCGCACGGTACGTCGATCGCGCCTGTGGGGAGGAGCTACGGCAGGCATCGCTTATCAGGCAGGACTACGAAACAGAGGAAATCCTGATTCCTATCGCGCATGAAACCGAGTATCTTGAGAACTTCCACGTGTCGAAGAATGCTCGCGCGTTTGAGGCGGCGGACGCACTGCTCTCCGCACTCAAACAGACCCTCGTGTCGATACCGAAGACCACAACGACACAGCCAGCCCTTGATGAGCTTGCGATTAACACGGAAGAGCCACTCTCTGTGCTCACCTCGGTTGAGGACTATTCCCTTGTTCATGGGCGTGGCGTCATGCCGCCCGTGCTGTCGGAGTAG
- the cas6 gene encoding CRISPR-associated endoribonuclease Cas6, giving the protein MRLLVDLVAKADAAPDPTYHHKLRGRIWQALRGTPFDEEHGNGEPIGFVYSNIFPWGAMAADDERQVLIASPREELLTAIAEDFKDNPAFNIGDRPFEIKDLRVLDIDVGEPTTKGTLETATGVVVRLFDAHREEFGIEDDHDAPTYWRPKHAIQPFRQAIADNLQYKHERFLPDYLPGPTDVEGHLFTDYELLKTYSLPVTVTTDVEIDLVLSKWRFEYCVRDDDHRRHLNLALDTGIGGRNGLGFGFLNRRQADAH; this is encoded by the coding sequence ATGCGCCTGCTCGTTGACTTGGTTGCCAAAGCAGACGCTGCCCCCGATCCGACGTACCACCACAAACTTCGAGGCCGGATCTGGCAGGCACTCCGGGGAACCCCCTTCGACGAAGAACACGGCAATGGTGAACCGATAGGATTCGTCTATTCGAATATCTTCCCGTGGGGAGCAATGGCTGCCGATGATGAACGGCAGGTGTTGATCGCCTCCCCCCGCGAGGAACTCCTCACAGCCATCGCCGAAGATTTCAAGGACAACCCTGCATTCAATATCGGCGATCGGCCATTCGAGATCAAGGATCTGCGGGTGCTTGATATCGACGTCGGCGAACCGACGACCAAGGGGACCCTCGAAACAGCAACTGGAGTTGTCGTTCGTCTCTTTGACGCCCACCGCGAGGAGTTTGGGATCGAGGACGACCACGACGCACCCACGTATTGGCGGCCAAAACACGCGATTCAGCCGTTCCGACAGGCCATTGCTGATAACCTCCAGTACAAACATGAGCGCTTTCTGCCGGACTATCTCCCGGGACCGACCGATGTTGAGGGGCACCTGTTCACCGACTATGAGCTGCTCAAAACATACTCGCTTCCGGTGACAGTGACAACCGATGTCGAGATTGACCTTGTGCTGAGTAAATGGCGCTTCGAGTATTGCGTACGCGATGACGATCATCGACGCCATCTCAATCTCGCACTCGACACAGGTATTGGCGGTCGCAATGGGCTCGGATTCGGGTTCCTCAACCGGAGGCAAGCCGATGCCCACTGA